A window of the Haloquadratum walsbyi C23 genome harbors these coding sequences:
- a CDS encoding DEAD/DEAH box helicase family protein codes for MSDSETRQVDVQQSASDENDINLTPAHKIGSHLTTETLKRSRGQHQSYCSGNFPHDQYHISNLAPEHDLFEDEEFEAKTRPSSISLEFTPVSTGDTVDISLSFDVYYPAVPTYEEYLHLFEKSLQAAQVEAANRMDGSIDPSDVSEENINFDSLYNLDKRFFRRVGISVDTEFDPTAHEQEASRITEMLQSKLKTTVSDSLDDFPGVNNSLSEQPITSNKTSTTPLSESEYTARVEQRTKLSEADLKWDLQAEVTRSGDEFALALANYSPDGQSSDEYDGIFERFIFNPKITAVGQFEPYTFDLVPEDYRYDQRVWSKGHNCGTTSEIDDHGNRRIETTAVPRCPVYEFVFNTAYETNFDQLASGKTIETLEDIESGMIEYLNSWQGSRREEIRRELGLSQAELEQYDAAAEDFTTEIERFQQGIDILKQDSQALRAFRLMNEVNDRQYDFPGWRLFQVVYIVSNLSSIVRREYPEFESPHDDAAGVLWFPTGGGKTEAYLGLILFNLFYDRLRGKEQGVTAWIRFPLRLLSRQQQDRFLESLLYAEEIRQANNNLGLDSRGEPFSLGFYVGSHDTPNAIGTSRDRYREAFSESQQRLEEECQVVETCPLCQSDVRVEFDKEKNSVFHHCTGDSCIGQLPLYVVDRDIYRYVPSVLLGSLDKIVVSGMQPRFANILGNLTTECPIHGYGYSGKCSEHAHCDVDSENLREVDPNELYDPVPTLHLIDEVHLLSEELGTFSSHYETLYLTLCDEIHGKEPKILTSTATIAKYERQMQNLFQKEAVRFPVDGPKRRETFYGHLTDTIQREYVGFMPDNRSHLYSILDTIQNYHELIRDARELSSEELADRVGLDSLTKSKKRELLDLYELSVIYFTNKVEKDRYRENIAKHTNPKMMENGYENSIVERQLTADTEDSDLLETLENQGDIPFENRVDTVPSTSFIGHGIDVNRFNMMMFYGLPAQTFQYIQSSSRVGRQSGVTGFVFNAFNPLEERDMHRYRFFEKMHEYLDRAVEPVPIDRWAKFGIERTFVGVANALLIQHYRPTMWRSETVTKDTKQVRANVQKASHLYKLMTSNNYSDFTKQNMKILLRSAFGVDEQTTETRYFTSQLDTKLNNLWRYWEQNLPSMNYPEFPRDEKPMVSLRDIGNSGSITPQFNNQPFIDALFKGDDGR; via the coding sequence ATGAGTGATTCAGAGACGCGACAGGTAGATGTCCAGCAGTCAGCAAGTGACGAAAATGACATAAACCTAACTCCAGCACATAAGATTGGGTCACACCTGACAACGGAAACGCTCAAACGCTCACGAGGACAGCATCAGTCCTACTGCTCAGGAAACTTCCCTCACGATCAATATCATATCTCGAACCTCGCACCAGAACATGATCTGTTTGAGGACGAGGAATTTGAAGCAAAGACCAGACCCAGTAGTATTTCACTAGAATTCACTCCAGTTTCAACCGGCGATACGGTTGATATATCACTTTCTTTTGATGTCTATTACCCTGCAGTTCCTACGTACGAGGAATATCTACACCTATTCGAAAAATCATTGCAAGCAGCACAGGTGGAGGCAGCCAATCGAATGGATGGGAGTATCGACCCGTCTGATGTCTCAGAAGAAAATATCAACTTTGATTCATTGTATAATTTAGATAAACGATTCTTTCGTCGTGTTGGCATCAGCGTCGACACAGAGTTTGATCCAACGGCGCATGAGCAGGAGGCAAGCCGCATTACCGAGATGCTTCAGTCTAAGCTTAAAACGACAGTTTCAGACTCATTGGACGATTTTCCTGGGGTGAATAATTCATTATCTGAGCAGCCGATAACGTCAAATAAGACATCAACAACACCACTCTCTGAATCAGAATACACAGCACGCGTTGAGCAGCGAACAAAACTATCCGAAGCGGATCTTAAGTGGGATCTTCAAGCTGAGGTCACCAGAAGTGGTGATGAGTTTGCGCTTGCACTCGCTAACTATTCGCCCGATGGTCAGAGTTCGGATGAGTATGATGGGATATTTGAACGATTTATTTTTAACCCAAAGATCACCGCAGTCGGTCAATTTGAGCCATATACTTTTGATTTGGTACCGGAAGATTATCGCTATGACCAACGGGTGTGGAGTAAGGGACACAACTGCGGAACGACGAGTGAGATAGATGACCATGGGAATCGACGAATTGAGACAACAGCAGTGCCACGTTGTCCAGTCTACGAGTTTGTTTTCAACACGGCATATGAAACCAATTTTGACCAGTTGGCGAGTGGAAAGACAATTGAAACACTCGAAGATATTGAGTCAGGGATGATTGAGTATCTTAATTCATGGCAGGGATCTCGACGAGAGGAGATACGCCGCGAACTGGGACTTTCTCAGGCAGAACTCGAGCAATACGACGCAGCAGCTGAAGATTTTACAACGGAAATTGAGCGGTTTCAACAGGGAATTGACATACTAAAACAGGATAGTCAGGCGCTTCGCGCTTTCCGTCTAATGAACGAGGTCAACGACCGTCAATACGATTTCCCTGGTTGGCGACTGTTCCAGGTTGTTTATATTGTGAGTAATCTCTCGAGTATTGTACGACGGGAATATCCAGAATTTGAGTCACCACATGACGATGCTGCTGGTGTGCTATGGTTCCCAACGGGGGGTGGCAAAACTGAGGCATATCTGGGGCTAATACTGTTTAATTTATTCTACGATCGGTTACGTGGGAAAGAACAGGGCGTCACTGCCTGGATACGATTCCCATTACGACTCTTGAGTCGCCAACAGCAAGATCGGTTTCTTGAAAGTCTTCTCTACGCTGAGGAGATACGTCAGGCAAACAATAACCTCGGATTGGATAGTCGTGGCGAGCCGTTCTCGTTAGGATTCTACGTTGGCAGTCACGATACACCAAACGCTATTGGAACAAGTCGAGATCGGTACCGAGAGGCCTTCTCAGAAAGTCAACAGCGATTAGAGGAGGAGTGCCAGGTTGTAGAAACATGCCCGCTTTGCCAGAGCGACGTTAGGGTGGAATTTGATAAAGAGAAGAATAGTGTCTTTCATCACTGTACTGGCGATAGCTGTATTGGTCAACTGCCGCTCTATGTCGTTGATCGTGATATTTACCGATATGTCCCGTCCGTACTGCTAGGTTCACTGGATAAGATAGTTGTCTCTGGTATGCAACCGCGGTTCGCGAACATACTGGGAAATCTTACCACAGAATGCCCGATTCATGGATACGGCTACTCTGGTAAGTGCTCTGAGCACGCACACTGTGATGTCGACTCAGAAAATCTGCGTGAGGTAGACCCAAATGAGCTGTATGACCCAGTTCCCACGCTACATCTCATCGATGAGGTTCATCTGCTAAGTGAGGAACTGGGGACGTTCTCATCACATTATGAGACACTTTATCTGACGCTTTGCGACGAGATTCATGGAAAGGAGCCGAAAATCCTCACATCTACTGCCACAATTGCCAAGTACGAGCGGCAGATGCAGAACCTCTTCCAAAAAGAAGCAGTCAGATTCCCAGTCGATGGGCCGAAACGCCGGGAAACGTTCTATGGTCACCTTACGGATACGATTCAGCGAGAGTATGTTGGGTTTATGCCTGACAACCGATCTCATCTGTATTCGATTCTAGACACTATTCAGAATTATCACGAACTTATTCGAGATGCACGTGAATTGTCTTCTGAGGAACTCGCAGATAGAGTTGGACTTGATTCATTAACTAAATCGAAAAAGCGTGAACTCCTTGATTTGTATGAGCTAAGTGTAATTTACTTTACTAATAAGGTTGAGAAGGATCGTTATCGGGAAAATATTGCGAAGCATACGAACCCGAAGATGATGGAGAATGGATATGAAAATTCGATAGTTGAACGACAGTTGACTGCGGATACAGAAGATTCGGATCTTCTTGAAACACTTGAGAATCAGGGTGATATTCCATTTGAGAATCGGGTAGATACTGTCCCGTCAACTAGCTTCATTGGTCATGGAATCGATGTTAATAGGTTCAATATGATGATGTTCTACGGATTACCGGCGCAGACGTTCCAATATATCCAGTCTAGCAGCCGGGTTGGTCGCCAATCAGGGGTCACGGGGTTCGTATTTAATGCATTTAATCCACTCGAAGAGCGGGATATGCACCGATACCGGTTTTTCGAGAAAATGCATGAATATCTTGACCGAGCAGTCGAACCTGTCCCAATTGACCGCTGGGCAAAATTCGGTATCGAACGGACATTCGTCGGTGTCGCTAATGCACTGCTTATACAGCACTATCGCCCGACGATGTGGCGATCAGAAACTGTAACCAAGGACACGAAGCAAGTCCGTGCCAATGTACAGAAAGCAAGCCATTTGTATAAGCTCATGACTAGCAACAATTATTCTGATTTCACAAAGCAGAACATGAAAATATTACTTCGTAGCGCCTTCGGGGTTGATGAGCAAACGACCGAGACGCGATATTTCACCTCACAGCTAGATACAAAATTAAATAATCTTTGGCGGTACTGGGAACAGAATCTTCCATCAATGAACTATCCGGAGTTTCCCCGTGATGAAAAGCCGATGGTAAGCCTTCGGGATATCGGTAATTCAGGGTCAATTACCCCGCAATTTAATAATCAACCATTCATCGATGCGTTATTCAAAGGGGATGATGGGCGATGA
- a CDS encoding DrmE family protein, which translates to MSTGGLGDSASKARNRPIFERWFGSGFIEDDSKLYFADTEMAAINSVMEAIEQTESSYIYDPLPTNDVPLAICLAYLRSQDTRFPTDGVVGAGKSLMALPALSQGYVTRFDELREDGIGRNPRLLDRQCIQQLSQVHDDDFYTAKHGFEFDQSWSNDRIGAIFIDLRKAEWREPSRRLETIIDLLDEDTPPIIFYTDTNRGVFDPIQDQSNNFAITSELLTTASPGSTAKATTMAAGYERLLATSDLSVSCISFGYPDNGKAINKLREMKNKLQERGLAPMEVGWVYNLLTKLPVKPEHWADAVTGDFYQSTVKDLVQGLRGIAQRANGQTAELLINYVQGINHLQGILNKEHPVQQALFEAIEKAELEGINRTIVVKDDHEHQALLHAINMENGTMPENYASIQTLDDIEPATSGETVYARPFEYNSHPYQFPLCSDITTYQFVTWGSTVLGQIKSGLDNTNATFETQVIGETKSQGSSSREGNTDTRRKYQRNKQNGRSRGSSKSQVTGSKVRVELSNGDVRTVGLHSKFPVYNDSGEIARVRVEDLDVGDDILLLSTATDDIYEMYLDSAKEQDKIRKCGRTVQQWRDVLQSNITDGDTSYSDALRMIRAAGSDVTSEVTVRLWTNGRTIGPSDDKDVSRVLEVLQPELKPRAPAIVQSMKQIRRIHQKIGQRARRAVEAQMCVGSEHKSTSDDLDSIDGVEEDITQVSIEAMEKLSNE; encoded by the coding sequence ATGTCTACGGGTGGGTTGGGAGACTCGGCCAGTAAGGCTCGAAACCGTCCAATCTTTGAGCGATGGTTTGGAAGTGGATTCATCGAGGATGACAGTAAGCTCTATTTTGCGGATACAGAAATGGCAGCCATTAATTCGGTAATGGAGGCAATCGAGCAGACAGAGTCGTCATATATATACGATCCGCTTCCAACCAATGACGTCCCCCTTGCAATTTGTTTAGCGTATCTTCGCTCACAGGATACCCGTTTTCCAACCGATGGAGTCGTTGGTGCCGGGAAGTCATTGATGGCTCTTCCTGCACTGAGTCAAGGGTATGTGACGCGCTTCGATGAACTGCGGGAAGATGGAATCGGTCGAAACCCACGCTTACTTGACCGGCAGTGTATTCAACAATTAAGTCAAGTCCACGATGATGACTTTTATACGGCAAAACATGGATTTGAATTTGATCAGTCATGGTCCAACGACCGCATCGGGGCGATTTTTATTGATTTGCGAAAAGCCGAATGGCGCGAGCCAAGTCGTCGACTAGAAACAATCATAGACTTACTTGACGAGGATACGCCACCGATTATATTCTACACAGACACTAACCGCGGCGTGTTCGACCCTATTCAAGACCAATCTAATAACTTCGCAATCACGAGTGAGCTACTCACCACCGCGAGTCCAGGGTCAACAGCTAAAGCAACGACTATGGCTGCCGGATATGAACGGCTACTTGCCACCTCTGATTTGTCAGTTAGTTGCATTTCTTTTGGATATCCGGACAATGGAAAGGCCATTAACAAACTTAGAGAGATGAAAAACAAACTTCAAGAGCGGGGACTTGCCCCGATGGAAGTCGGATGGGTTTATAATCTTCTCACCAAGCTTCCTGTTAAACCTGAGCACTGGGCAGACGCTGTTACTGGAGATTTCTATCAATCTACAGTAAAAGACCTGGTGCAAGGACTCCGGGGTATTGCACAACGAGCAAATGGGCAGACAGCTGAACTTCTTATTAATTACGTTCAAGGAATCAATCACCTGCAAGGAATATTGAACAAAGAACATCCAGTCCAACAGGCACTGTTCGAAGCTATTGAAAAAGCAGAATTAGAAGGTATTAATCGTACAATAGTGGTCAAGGATGATCACGAACACCAGGCGTTACTTCATGCCATCAACATGGAGAACGGGACAATGCCTGAGAACTATGCATCAATTCAAACTCTAGATGACATTGAGCCCGCAACAAGCGGAGAAACAGTATATGCCCGACCGTTCGAGTATAACTCGCATCCGTACCAATTTCCTCTTTGTTCAGACATCACGACATATCAATTCGTAACTTGGGGCTCGACTGTGTTGGGTCAAATTAAATCTGGACTCGACAATACCAACGCTACCTTTGAGACACAGGTTATTGGTGAGACAAAGTCTCAAGGATCGAGTTCCAGAGAGGGTAATACTGACACTCGTCGAAAGTATCAGCGGAATAAACAGAATGGTAGGTCACGAGGAAGTTCAAAAAGCCAGGTGACTGGTAGCAAGGTGAGAGTTGAACTATCCAATGGGGACGTGCGGACTGTTGGATTGCACTCAAAGTTCCCAGTATACAACGATTCAGGGGAGATTGCGCGAGTTAGGGTTGAGGATCTCGATGTTGGGGATGATATTCTTCTTCTCAGCACAGCAACCGATGATATTTATGAGATGTATCTTGATTCAGCCAAAGAGCAAGATAAGATACGGAAGTGTGGAAGGACAGTACAACAATGGCGTGACGTTCTCCAGTCAAATATCACGGATGGCGATACATCATACTCCGACGCACTCAGAATGATTCGGGCAGCCGGCTCGGATGTGACATCAGAAGTCACTGTTCGACTCTGGACGAATGGTCGCACAATCGGTCCGAGCGATGACAAAGATGTATCTCGTGTGCTTGAAGTACTCCAGCCAGAATTGAAACCACGTGCCCCCGCAATCGTCCAATCAATGAAACAAATCCGACGGATACATCAAAAGATTGGGCAGCGAGCCCGCCGAGCTGTCGAGGCGCAAATGTGTGTTGGCAGCGAGCATAAGTCGACATCTGATGATCTTGATAGCATTGACGGTGTAGAGGAGGATATAACTCAGGTGTCAATTGAAGCAATGGAGAAACTTTCTAATGAGTGA
- a CDS encoding DUF6997 domain-containing protein: MGTAPTTVASTFDFQFEPHPDHPTVVHHNSGQIEIDGLIMTRRGGKRILLVIEAKRGRGRKLAKHRIGYPTLAAEMSLSLTVDQLVPVYLRAHTVDGDDDMIRYSIYECSDIPIGETQPCLTGLSVINDHHYEVRLG; this comes from the coding sequence ATTGGCACTGCCCCGACGACAGTCGCATCCACATTTGATTTTCAATTTGAACCGCATCCCGATCACCCGACAGTTGTCCATCATAATAGTGGGCAAATCGAGATTGATGGGCTTATTATGACTCGTCGAGGGGGCAAGCGGATTCTGCTGGTTATTGAGGCGAAACGTGGACGTGGACGGAAATTAGCAAAGCATAGGATAGGCTATCCGACGCTTGCAGCCGAAATGTCACTATCGCTCACCGTCGATCAACTCGTGCCTGTGTATCTTCGGGCACACACGGTCGATGGTGATGATGATATGATCCGATATAGCATCTATGAATGTTCAGATATTCCAATTGGGGAGACACAGCCATGTCTTACCGGACTCAGTGTAATCAACGATCATCATTATGAGGTACGTCTCGGGTAG
- a CDS encoding PIN domain-containing protein, with translation MKLVIDANVVISALIADSKTRELIVTLDPELLTPAFVHDEVENYEDLIVDKSGMKPVRVARFIDLLFQYIDVVTASEFYPAIESADEAIGDTDPDDTLYLACAIACDAAIWSDDSDFSLQKRNPNQALC, from the coding sequence ATGAAGTTGGTCATCGACGCTAATGTCGTCATCTCTGCACTCATCGCTGATTCGAAAACGCGGGAGCTCATCGTCACGCTCGACCCCGAGCTTTTGACACCCGCGTTTGTCCACGACGAAGTAGAGAACTACGAGGACCTAATCGTCGACAAATCCGGGATGAAACCGGTGCGAGTGGCACGGTTCATCGACCTTCTGTTCCAATACATCGACGTTGTCACCGCCAGCGAGTTCTATCCGGCTATCGAGAGCGCAGACGAAGCAATCGGTGATACCGATCCGGACGATACATTGTATCTGGCGTGTGCGATAGCCTGCGATGCGGCAATCTGGAGTGACGACTCCGACTTCTCCCTTCAAAAACGGAATCCAAATCAAGCGCTCTGTTGA
- a CDS encoding uracil-xanthine permease family protein, whose protein sequence is MSDGNTAQDSIKNEDLVEYGIEDTPEFSKALPLGVQHLLAMFLSTVALPLVIASAIGLGNSDTTYIVQMALLVAGVATLVQVYQIGPIGARLPIVMGTSAIFVSPLISVGTEFGLAAIFGAVIIAAPIEVLIGYVFDDIERLFPPLVTGIVVMLVGLTLIPIALQYSAGTPGTDTFGSLRNLGLAALVFAVALGVNQLFDGFMRSAAVLVAVIIGYLAAIPLGLLDLSAVGSAAWFSFPRPLAYGLSFEPSAILIIGFAYIITSMETIGDISGTTESVGRQPRTEETQGGLVADGVMSAVAGVFNAFPNTSFSQNVGLISFTGVASRSVVGIAGVFLIVLGLVPKVAAVVSAMPNPVLGGAGVVLFGMIISIGLRMIAQGATLTQRNLTIIAVSLVIGVGVEWRSDALAQLPSEAQVLATSGLIMGGVTALVLNAVLPENGDSGTPSVMGDPIAEDDD, encoded by the coding sequence ATGTCAGACGGTAACACAGCTCAAGATTCAATTAAAAACGAAGATCTGGTTGAGTATGGCATTGAAGACACACCGGAATTTTCGAAGGCGCTCCCGCTGGGTGTCCAGCATCTACTTGCGATGTTTCTCTCGACAGTTGCACTGCCGCTTGTGATTGCAAGTGCCATTGGTCTCGGTAATTCTGACACGACATACATCGTGCAGATGGCACTGCTTGTGGCTGGTGTTGCAACGCTTGTCCAAGTCTACCAGATTGGACCAATCGGTGCTCGCCTCCCTATTGTCATGGGAACAAGTGCAATCTTTGTTTCGCCATTGATTAGCGTCGGGACTGAATTCGGACTGGCAGCAATCTTTGGTGCTGTTATTATTGCCGCACCAATTGAGGTGCTTATCGGCTACGTTTTTGACGATATCGAGAGATTATTTCCACCGCTCGTCACAGGCATCGTCGTCATGCTCGTTGGACTCACACTCATTCCAATCGCTCTTCAATACTCTGCTGGCACGCCTGGGACGGACACATTCGGTAGTCTCAGAAATCTTGGATTAGCCGCACTTGTCTTTGCTGTTGCACTTGGCGTGAACCAACTCTTCGACGGCTTCATGCGCTCGGCGGCAGTGCTCGTCGCCGTTATCATCGGATATCTTGCCGCGATTCCGCTCGGTCTGCTTGATTTGTCTGCCGTCGGAAGCGCGGCATGGTTCTCTTTCCCAAGACCGCTTGCATATGGTCTATCATTTGAACCCAGTGCTATCTTAATTATTGGGTTCGCGTACATTATCACTTCAATGGAGACCATCGGTGATATCTCCGGCACTACCGAATCGGTGGGTCGGCAACCGAGAACTGAGGAAACACAGGGTGGATTGGTTGCAGACGGTGTGATGAGCGCGGTCGCAGGTGTTTTCAATGCATTCCCGAATACATCGTTTAGTCAAAACGTCGGTCTCATTAGTTTCACAGGCGTCGCGAGTCGATCTGTCGTTGGCATTGCAGGCGTGTTTCTCATTGTGCTTGGTCTCGTCCCAAAGGTCGCGGCTGTTGTGAGCGCAATGCCGAACCCTGTTCTGGGTGGTGCAGGTGTCGTCCTGTTCGGCATGATTATCTCTATCGGGCTTCGTATGATTGCGCAGGGTGCAACACTCACCCAGCGCAACCTCACTATTATCGCAGTCTCGCTTGTCATAGGCGTTGGTGTCGAGTGGCGCTCTGATGCGCTTGCACAACTTCCGTCAGAGGCACAAGTTCTCGCCACCTCGGGGCTCATCATGGGCGGTGTCACGGCACTTGTTCTAAATGCTGTGCTTCCAGAGAACGGCGACTCAGGGACGCCGAGCGTGATGGGCGATCCTATTGCAGAAGACGATGACTAA
- a CDS encoding CPBP family intramembrane glutamic endopeptidase, which translates to METQTSPSGLGSKAQEVFRSVAGATALAALGVVAGFVSVLVIDPLFVILETGWVLFGGLLRNYIVQPGFGLVAAGYVWWCDDYNPLDRIQVPSSEGVAWIVLGAVGYELAVRVVTPILPLLGLSHGGHSGQMTPTWRVFFDHPEIIVPGLVIMFVLMAPMEELLYRGVIHNALEPALGSLGRVLVGGFLFGGMHIFLSGGLVSLLFTSIFGVLAAAGYERTENLTVPIMAHAGHWLMFTSF; encoded by the coding sequence ATGGAAACGCAGACCAGTCCATCCGGGCTGGGTTCGAAAGCACAGGAGGTATTTCGGAGCGTTGCCGGTGCCACAGCACTCGCAGCCCTAGGCGTCGTTGCTGGATTTGTATCAGTGCTCGTTATCGATCCACTGTTTGTTATCCTCGAAACCGGATGGGTCCTGTTTGGAGGATTACTGCGGAACTATATTGTTCAACCGGGATTCGGACTCGTCGCGGCCGGGTACGTTTGGTGGTGTGACGACTACAACCCGCTGGACCGGATTCAGGTTCCCTCATCCGAGGGAGTCGCGTGGATTGTCCTTGGAGCGGTCGGGTACGAACTGGCAGTGCGTGTAGTGACACCAATCCTCCCTCTGCTCGGACTGAGCCACGGTGGACATAGTGGTCAAATGACACCGACGTGGCGGGTATTCTTCGACCACCCCGAGATCATCGTTCCAGGACTGGTGATCATGTTCGTGCTCATGGCACCGATGGAAGAACTCCTCTACCGAGGAGTGATTCACAATGCGCTCGAACCGGCACTCGGGTCGCTTGGGCGGGTACTGGTCGGCGGATTTCTGTTTGGCGGGATGCATATTTTCCTTTCAGGTGGACTTGTGTCACTACTGTTCACGAGCATCTTCGGCGTTCTTGCAGCCGCTGGCTACGAGCGGACAGAAAACTTGACTGTGCCGATTATGGCGCACGCAGGCCACTGGCTCATGTTCACTTCGTTCTAA
- a CDS encoding integrase — protein MTAAVEAADIDGRVYPHALRATAASYHTYQGVAPVPLQALMS, from the coding sequence GTGACGGCCGCCGTCGAGGCTGCAGACATCGACGGTCGAGTGTATCCGCACGCTCTCCGAGCGACTGCAGCCAGCTATCACACATATCAGGGGGTCGCACCGGTTCCGCTCCAAGCACTGATGAGCTAG